The following proteins are encoded in a genomic region of Corynebacterium atypicum:
- a CDS encoding zinc ribbon domain-containing protein, protein MRLDPQAQLKLLELAELERATVAQGGQPQVSPAQQELQRQEKLRERQVSVLASAKLAVSDMEAEILRIQEDERKLRARERDDKRQLTAETDPERRRDLEHDRYAAKSRIADLMGELMECHNEIHPLRDNVERLSRELEQIDERVRQAREQVAEEGPVASPETAISERKKAFAPEVIAAYESRRSDNEVGVARFNGRSCLGCFMVLPAADRARVAQAAPDVLPECPNCGSYLVRVSA, encoded by the coding sequence ATGAGGCTTGATCCGCAGGCCCAGCTGAAGCTCCTCGAGCTAGCCGAGTTGGAGCGCGCCACTGTGGCGCAGGGGGGCCAACCACAGGTAAGCCCGGCGCAGCAGGAACTGCAGCGCCAGGAAAAACTGCGCGAACGCCAGGTGAGCGTGCTGGCATCCGCCAAGCTCGCGGTCAGCGACATGGAAGCCGAGATCCTGCGAATCCAGGAAGACGAGCGCAAGCTGCGGGCCCGGGAGCGCGACGATAAGCGCCAGCTGACCGCGGAGACGGATCCGGAGCGGCGCCGCGACCTCGAGCACGACCGGTACGCGGCCAAATCCCGCATCGCGGATCTGATGGGCGAGCTGATGGAGTGCCATAATGAGATCCATCCGCTGCGCGACAACGTCGAGAGGCTGTCTCGCGAGCTCGAACAGATCGACGAGCGCGTGCGCCAGGCGCGCGAGCAGGTCGCCGAGGAAGGCCCGGTGGCGTCTCCAGAGACTGCGATAAGTGAGCGCAAGAAAGCCTTCGCCCCGGAGGTGATCGCCGCCTACGAGTCGCGGCGTAGCGATAACGAGGTCGGCGTCGCCCGCTTCAACGGGCGCTCCTGCCTGGGCTGCTTCATGGTGCTGCCGGCCGCCGACCGGGCCCGGGTCGCCCAGGCCGCGCCGGACGTCCTGCCCGAGTGCCCCAACTGCGGCAGCTACCTGGTGCGGGTGAGCGCATAG
- a CDS encoding Nif3-like dinuclear metal center hexameric protein, producing MTEVATIVRALNSAYPPELAEPWDKVGLVCGDPAAEVDRVAFALDCTQEVADQAVAAGAQMLVVHHPLLLRGTHTVACDTPKGKILHQLIRSGVALFTAHTNADSARPGVNDKLAELLGVTPGRPIAPRPDPARPRLDHWGVHVPPADRQAVTAALFAAGAGNLGDYAECCFTVTGSGQFCSQPGAQPHEGEVGELYRADEDRVEFVAKRSARAAVLAALKSAHPYEEPAFDVVEMVQAADLNSAPGLGRVGELAEAIRLKDFVQLVADQLPATSWGVRAAGDPDEWIKTVAVSSGAGDSFLDAVRDLGVDCFVTSDLRHHPVDEYRRAGGPAVIDTAHWASEFPWTSQASEIVAAATGVATTIITERTDPWTLSAHPRPSAASTTEN from the coding sequence GTGACCGAAGTCGCGACGATTGTGCGGGCGCTTAACTCGGCATACCCGCCCGAGCTGGCTGAGCCCTGGGACAAGGTGGGGTTAGTGTGCGGCGACCCGGCAGCGGAGGTCGACCGGGTCGCCTTCGCCCTCGATTGCACGCAGGAGGTGGCCGATCAAGCGGTGGCGGCGGGAGCGCAGATGCTGGTGGTGCACCACCCGCTGTTGCTGCGTGGCACGCATACCGTCGCCTGCGATACACCCAAGGGAAAGATCTTGCACCAGCTGATCCGCTCCGGGGTCGCGCTTTTTACCGCGCACACTAACGCGGACTCCGCGCGGCCGGGAGTTAACGACAAGCTGGCCGAGCTGCTCGGGGTTACGCCTGGCCGGCCGATCGCGCCGCGGCCAGACCCAGCCCGCCCGCGGCTCGACCACTGGGGTGTACACGTCCCGCCGGCAGACCGCCAGGCCGTCACCGCCGCGCTGTTTGCCGCGGGCGCCGGGAACCTAGGCGATTACGCCGAGTGCTGCTTTACCGTTACCGGCAGCGGGCAATTCTGCTCACAGCCGGGTGCCCAACCCCACGAGGGAGAGGTGGGCGAGCTGTACCGCGCCGACGAGGATCGCGTGGAATTCGTCGCGAAGCGCTCCGCGCGCGCGGCCGTGCTCGCGGCCCTGAAGAGCGCGCATCCATACGAAGAGCCTGCCTTTGATGTCGTCGAGATGGTTCAGGCCGCGGACCTCAACAGCGCCCCGGGTCTGGGCCGGGTGGGCGAGTTAGCGGAGGCGATCCGACTCAAGGACTTCGTGCAGCTGGTTGCCGATCAGCTTCCGGCGACGAGCTGGGGAGTGCGCGCGGCGGGCGACCCTGACGAGTGGATCAAGACGGTCGCCGTTTCTTCCGGTGCCGGCGACAGCTTCCTTGACGCCGTGCGTGACTTAGGCGTCGACTGCTTTGTCACCTCCGATCTGCGGCACCATCCCGTCGATGAATACCGGCGCGCCGGCGGGCCAGCCGTGATCGACACCGCGCATTGGGCCAGCGAATTTCCCTGGACGAGCCAGGCCAGCGAGATCGTTGCCGCGGCCACCGGAGTAGCGACCACGATCATTACCGAGCGCACGGACCCCTGGACGCTGAGCGCCCACCCGCGCCCGAGCGCCGCGAGCACCACCGAAAACTAA